Proteins from one Salvelinus namaycush isolate Seneca chromosome 34, SaNama_1.0, whole genome shotgun sequence genomic window:
- the LOC120028241 gene encoding mRNA decay activator protein ZFP36L1-like translates to MTSSHWGQNTEASLPSRLKMSFWAERSVSMVEPSTCTLGWASTEPKQPPASPTGGPVSGSPTSSRYKTELCRTFAESGICKYGGKCQFAHGFDEIRDLNRHPKYKTEPCRTFHTIGFCPYGIRCHFVHNNEDDLGPGPARPGPGPQTPRTRRPPLLRQSFSFGGFPSAPPQPLEHSLPHPFLLVPSVSPPTSADITDLLSRAFSEVDCVFEPAHELQSQFLPSPDSGCSLCGLSPVPSPSHNPCTLSEGCGLQQSQSPPCGPALRARSLSYTSLSDHEGGCGSSASSLSGSDSSGPDGSGRRLPIFSQLSVPDECCSSTSFFL, encoded by the coding sequence ATGACCTCCAGCCACTGGGGGCAGAACACAGAGGCCTCACTCCCATCAAGATTGAAGATGTCATTCTGGGCTGAGCGCTCGGTCAGCATGGTGGAGCCCAGCACGTGCACCCTGGGCTGGGCCTCTACAGAGCCTAAACAGCCCCCAGCCTCCCCTACTGGTGGCCCTGTCTCTGGGTCTCCCACCTCCTCACGCTATAAGACTGAACTCTGCCGCACCTTTGCCGAGAGTGGCATCTGTAAGTACGGGGGGAAGTGCCAGTTTGCCCACGGCTTTGATGAGATACGTGACCTCAACAGACACCCCAAGTACAAGACGGAGCCTTGTCGCACCTTCCACACCATTGGCTTCTGTCCTTACGGCATCCGCTGCCACTTTGTTCATAACAACGAGGATGACCTGGGCCCTGGTCCTGCCAGACCTGGGCCTGGTCCCCAAACCCCCCGAACCAGACGACCCCCTCTACTTAGGCAGAGCTTCAGCTTCGGAGGCTTCCCCTCCGCCCCTCCACAGCCCCTGGAGCACTCCCTCCCCCACCCCTTCCTCCTCGTGCCTTCAGtctcccctcccacctcagcTGACATCACCGACCTGCTCTCCCGCGCCTTCTCCGAGGTGGACTGTGTCTTTGAGCCGGCCCATGAACTCCAGTCTCAGTTTCTTCCCTCTCCTGACTCAGGCTGTTCCCTCTGTGGACTGTCCCCTGTGCCTTCCCCCTCCCACAACCCCTGTACCTTATCAGAGGGCTGCGGCCTGCAGCAGAGCCAGAGTCCCCCCTGTGGGCCTGCTCTCAGGGCCAGGAGCCTCTCCTATACCTCCCTGTCTGACCACGAGGGTGGGTGTGGCAGCTCAGCCAGCAGCCTCAGTGGGTCTGACTCCTCTGGTCCAGATGGGTCTGGTCGGCGGCTGCCTATCTTCAGCCAGCTGTCAGTGCCTGACGAGTGCTGCAGCAGCACTAGCTTCTTCCTCTAG